A region from the Falco peregrinus isolate bFalPer1 chromosome 19, bFalPer1.pri, whole genome shotgun sequence genome encodes:
- the LOC101923108 gene encoding natural killer cell receptor 2B4-like isoform X1, whose protein sequence is MSSPTGTSAPILEEGWPGGQQGGGDHMEVEDAKEPQEGEKVAGGQSPSPRGSAPPWLQGPCSSATRRCTSMGGPGCSPALLVLLCLVLLPAASDQECVEYQEQAVAAGRVLQLLPERPPLEWAKVEWRAQLDAGHRQRILTAEKNSVASPPRGHFSGRAAFQQETVSLQISPVSAADGGTYEAGFEDASGLITALCFQVSVWEPIGQLLLEARILHWEQGWCNLSLLCTVPSTGSVSYSWSCSGDALGALGHQPRLHLQLRGDANSTVCRCNASNAVSWDTASTDAGAACRAAAPGLFRIIPWGIVAVSLGLALAISVALVVTCYWWRKRRKDPPGGCVEQSLTVYNEVGKAETAQDPNGTGEVALEGNTIYAVICPKTPGPSCHRGPENTTIYSMVQPTGKSSVRRKRLDPALFSTAYVDVMDTGLVGR, encoded by the exons ATGTCCTCCCCCACGGGGACCTCAGCACCCATCCTGGAAGAGGGGTGGCCTGGGGGGCAACAGGGTGGAGGAGACCACATGGAAGTGGAGGATGCGAAGGAACcgcaggagggagagaaagtCGCTGGTGGACAGTCACCATCTCCGAGGGGTTCTGcacctccctggctgcagggacctTGCTCCAGTGCCACCAGGAGATGCACCAGCATGGGGGGACCCGGGTGCTCACCCGCATTGTtggtgctgctgtgcctggtgctgctgcccgCTGCCAGTGACCAAG AATGCGTGGAATACCAGGAGCAAGCCGTGGCTGCTGGCAGAGTGTTGCAGCTGCTGCCGGAGAGACCCCCGCTGGAGTGGGCAAAAGTCGAATGGAGAGCGCAGCTGGATGCGGGACACCGGCAGCGGATCCTGACGGCTGAGAAGAACAGCGTAGCCTCACCCCCCAGGGGTCACTTttctgggagagctgctttccagcaggagACCGTCTCCCTGCAGATCAGCCCGGTTAGCGCGGCAGACGGTGGGACCTATGAGGCAGGATTTGAGGATGCCTCAGGCTTGATTACTGCCCTGTGCTTCCAGGTGTCGGTGTGGG AGCCCATCGGCCAGCTGCTCCTGGAGGCACGCATCCTGcactgggagcagggctggtgcaACCTCTCGCTGCTCTGCACCGTGCCCAGCACCGGCAGCGTCTCCTACAGCTGGTCCTGCAGCGGGGATGCCCTGGGAGCCCTGGGCCACCAGCCCCGGCTGCACCTGCAGCTCCGTGGGGATGCCAACTCCACCGTCTGCCGCTGCAACGCCAGTAACGCGGTGAGCTGGGACACGGCCAGCACCGACGCCGGGGCAGCCTGCCGTGCTGCGGCCCCAG GGCTTTTCAGAATCATTCCATGGGGGATAGTGGCCgtgtccctggggctggcacTGGCCATCTCTGTAGCCCTCGTTGTCACCTGCTACTGGTGGAGGAAGCGACGAAAGGACCCTCCAGGAG GATGCGTTGAGCAGAGTCTGACTGTCTATAACGAGGTGGGAAAAGCCGAAACTGCTCAAGACCCT AATGGGACTGGTGAGGTCGCCCTGGAAGGAAACACCATCTATGCCGTCATCTGCCCCAAAACACCG GGACCCAGCTGCCATCGGGGGCCTGAAAACACCACCATCTACTCCATGGTTCAGCCCACTGGGAAG TCTTCTGTCAGGAGGAAAAGGCTGGACCCAGCTCTGTTTTCCACTGCCTACGTAGATGTCATGGACACTGGACTGGTGGGGAGATGA
- the LOC101923108 gene encoding natural killer cell receptor 2B4-like isoform X2, with product MSSPTGTSAPILEEGWPGGQQGGGDHMEVEDAKEPQEGEKVAGGQSPSPRGSAPPWLQGPCSSATRRCTSMGGPGCSPALLVLLCLVLLPAASDQECVEYQEQAVAAGRVLQLLPERPPLEWAKVEWRAQLDAGHRQRILTAEKNSVASPPRGHFSGRAAFQQETVSLQISPVSAADGGTYEAGFEDASGLITALCFQVSVWEPIGQLLLEARILHWEQGWCNLSLLCTVPSTGSVSYSWSCSGDALGALGHQPRLHLQLRGDANSTVCRCNASNAVSWDTASTDAGAACRAAAPGCVEQSLTVYNEVGKAETAQDPNGTGEVALEGNTIYAVICPKTPGPSCHRGPENTTIYSMVQPTGKSSVRRKRLDPALFSTAYVDVMDTGLVGR from the exons ATGTCCTCCCCCACGGGGACCTCAGCACCCATCCTGGAAGAGGGGTGGCCTGGGGGGCAACAGGGTGGAGGAGACCACATGGAAGTGGAGGATGCGAAGGAACcgcaggagggagagaaagtCGCTGGTGGACAGTCACCATCTCCGAGGGGTTCTGcacctccctggctgcagggacctTGCTCCAGTGCCACCAGGAGATGCACCAGCATGGGGGGACCCGGGTGCTCACCCGCATTGTtggtgctgctgtgcctggtgctgctgcccgCTGCCAGTGACCAAG AATGCGTGGAATACCAGGAGCAAGCCGTGGCTGCTGGCAGAGTGTTGCAGCTGCTGCCGGAGAGACCCCCGCTGGAGTGGGCAAAAGTCGAATGGAGAGCGCAGCTGGATGCGGGACACCGGCAGCGGATCCTGACGGCTGAGAAGAACAGCGTAGCCTCACCCCCCAGGGGTCACTTttctgggagagctgctttccagcaggagACCGTCTCCCTGCAGATCAGCCCGGTTAGCGCGGCAGACGGTGGGACCTATGAGGCAGGATTTGAGGATGCCTCAGGCTTGATTACTGCCCTGTGCTTCCAGGTGTCGGTGTGGG AGCCCATCGGCCAGCTGCTCCTGGAGGCACGCATCCTGcactgggagcagggctggtgcaACCTCTCGCTGCTCTGCACCGTGCCCAGCACCGGCAGCGTCTCCTACAGCTGGTCCTGCAGCGGGGATGCCCTGGGAGCCCTGGGCCACCAGCCCCGGCTGCACCTGCAGCTCCGTGGGGATGCCAACTCCACCGTCTGCCGCTGCAACGCCAGTAACGCGGTGAGCTGGGACACGGCCAGCACCGACGCCGGGGCAGCCTGCCGTGCTGCGGCCCCAG GATGCGTTGAGCAGAGTCTGACTGTCTATAACGAGGTGGGAAAAGCCGAAACTGCTCAAGACCCT AATGGGACTGGTGAGGTCGCCCTGGAAGGAAACACCATCTATGCCGTCATCTGCCCCAAAACACCG GGACCCAGCTGCCATCGGGGGCCTGAAAACACCACCATCTACTCCATGGTTCAGCCCACTGGGAAG TCTTCTGTCAGGAGGAAAAGGCTGGACCCAGCTCTGTTTTCCACTGCCTACGTAGATGTCATGGACACTGGACTGGTGGGGAGATGA
- the LOC101922937 gene encoding CD48 antigen isoform X2, with product MVAGATGSGWGSLVGGCLVRGISDSPPGVRCGHREKMAARLTTALLFIMQAGVRQGWSSEVVGAVHGVVYLSPSLQNQTYHQIQWRRDNVMKIASRDGSAPVQYPNTPYKGRLELFPNNTLKISSLQETDSSTYQVYLEDVEGKEHIENILLTVYDLVPKPTVNVEVIGDEPVLCEAILKCSVGLKGVTYEWERSKKVPLDTAGSVLHVSFNPSLETYTCKASNPVSSNSTSLTYRHPCSWIGESSSAASCTTTSVLMALGYFVLLLFLLPLD from the exons ATGGTGGCAGGGGCTACAGGCTCGGGGTGGGGGTCCTTGGTGGGTGGCTGCCTGGTGAGGGGGATTTCGGATTCCCCCCCTGGGGTCAGGTGTGGGCACAGAGAGAAGATGGCAGCCAGGCTTACCACAGCGCTCCTCTTCATCATGCAAG CCGGGGTACGACAGGGTTGGTCATCGGAGGTGGTGGGGGCCGTTCATGGGGTGGTGTATCTCAGTCCCAGCCTGCAAAACCAGACCTACCACCAAATCCAATGGCGACGTGACAATGTAATGAAGATTGCCAGCCGGGACGGCAGCGCGCCGGTCCAGTACCCCAACACCCCCTACAAGGGACGCCTGGAGCTCTTCCCCAACAACACCCTAAAGATCAGCTCCCTTCAGGAAACAGACAGCAGCACGTACCAGGTGTACCTGGAGGATGTCGAGGGCAAGGAGCACATCGAGAACATCCTTCTGACGGTGTATG ACCTGGTGCCGAAGCCCACTGTGAATGTTGAGGTGATCGGGGATGAGCCAGTGTTGTGTGAAGCCATCCTGAAGTGCTCAGTGGGGCTCAAAGGGGTGACCTACGAGTGGGAGCGGTCCAAGAAGGTCCCACTGGATACGGCTGGTTCTGTGCTGCATGTTTCCTTCAACCCCTCGCTAGAAACCTACACCTGCAAAGCCAGCAACCCCGTGTCCTCCAACTCCACCTCGCTGACCTACAGGCACCCCTGCTCCTGGATAG GTGAGTCCTCCAGTGCCGCATCCTGCACCACCACCAGCGTGCTGATGGCCCTGGGGTACTTcgtcctcctccttttcctcctccctctggaTTAA
- the LOC101922937 gene encoding CD48 antigen isoform X1: MVAGATGSGWGSLVGGCLVRGISDSPPGVRCGHREKMAARLTTALLFIMQAAGVRQGWSSEVVGAVHGVVYLSPSLQNQTYHQIQWRRDNVMKIASRDGSAPVQYPNTPYKGRLELFPNNTLKISSLQETDSSTYQVYLEDVEGKEHIENILLTVYDLVPKPTVNVEVIGDEPVLCEAILKCSVGLKGVTYEWERSKKVPLDTAGSVLHVSFNPSLETYTCKASNPVSSNSTSLTYRHPCSWIGESSSAASCTTTSVLMALGYFVLLLFLLPLD; this comes from the exons ATGGTGGCAGGGGCTACAGGCTCGGGGTGGGGGTCCTTGGTGGGTGGCTGCCTGGTGAGGGGGATTTCGGATTCCCCCCCTGGGGTCAGGTGTGGGCACAGAGAGAAGATGGCAGCCAGGCTTACCACAGCGCTCCTCTTCATCATGCAAG CAGCCGGGGTACGACAGGGTTGGTCATCGGAGGTGGTGGGGGCCGTTCATGGGGTGGTGTATCTCAGTCCCAGCCTGCAAAACCAGACCTACCACCAAATCCAATGGCGACGTGACAATGTAATGAAGATTGCCAGCCGGGACGGCAGCGCGCCGGTCCAGTACCCCAACACCCCCTACAAGGGACGCCTGGAGCTCTTCCCCAACAACACCCTAAAGATCAGCTCCCTTCAGGAAACAGACAGCAGCACGTACCAGGTGTACCTGGAGGATGTCGAGGGCAAGGAGCACATCGAGAACATCCTTCTGACGGTGTATG ACCTGGTGCCGAAGCCCACTGTGAATGTTGAGGTGATCGGGGATGAGCCAGTGTTGTGTGAAGCCATCCTGAAGTGCTCAGTGGGGCTCAAAGGGGTGACCTACGAGTGGGAGCGGTCCAAGAAGGTCCCACTGGATACGGCTGGTTCTGTGCTGCATGTTTCCTTCAACCCCTCGCTAGAAACCTACACCTGCAAAGCCAGCAACCCCGTGTCCTCCAACTCCACCTCGCTGACCTACAGGCACCCCTGCTCCTGGATAG GTGAGTCCTCCAGTGCCGCATCCTGCACCACCACCAGCGTGCTGATGGCCCTGGGGTACTTcgtcctcctccttttcctcctccctctggaTTAA
- the LOC101922761 gene encoding signaling lymphocytic activation molecule isoform X1 translates to MGCSVCLWLLISLGRVWGMGHGAREMVLGTLGKATTLQIPPDLQDLTLRFGEAVWKRDTEDPQRKLVLLKYLDGNYTNYMQGRALFHRLNFSLEILNTSRQDGQLYEYIVSKGPEEKVWQIQLEVYEPVSDPSIQILSQVPANGSCTITLNCTAARGDSISYSWGSQDSSISQLCSHNGSLLHLSYPLQNTSIPCTCTASNPISTRVIVFNSSKCSYEQGGSAGLRREHLVLLVVLPIAAVIVLIGAFVATHLAMPMAGREQEQSPLAENNAVHTIYSQVQRVQKQKCPAAAEHPSCTTIYAAATGLPPDMALAPGTAPHAPRSPLTQPPAPQGHAPLSQSPDKEPMTVYASVMMPMA, encoded by the exons ATGGGCTGCAGCGTGTGTCTCTGGCTGCTGATCTCTCTCGGCCGTGTTTGGG GCATGGGCCATGGGGCGAGGGAGATGGTGCTGGGCACCTTGGGGAAGGCGACGACATTGCAGATCCCCCCCGACCTCCAGGACCTCACCCTGCGTTTTGGAGAGGCTGTCTGGAAGCGGGACACGGAGGACCCGCAGAGGAAACTCGTCCTGCTCAAGTACTTGGATGGCAACTACACCAACTACATGCAGGGACGAGCTCTCTTCCACAGACTGAACTTTTCCCTGGAGATCCTGAACACCAGCCGGCAGGACGGGCAGCTCTACGAGTACATTGTCAGCAAGGGGCCGGAGGAGAAAGTCTGGCAGATACAGCTGGAGGTGTATG agCCAGTGTCTGATCCCAGCATCCAGATCCTCAGCCAGGTACCGGCTAACGGCAGCTGCACCATCACCCTCAACTGCACGGCGGCGCGAGGGGACAGCATCTCCTacagctggggcagccaggacagcagcaTCTCGCAGCTCTGCTCCCACAACGGCAGCCTCCTGCACCTCTCCTACCCGCTGCAGAACACAAGCATCCCCTGCACCTGCACGGCCAGCAACCCCATCAGCACCCGGGTCATCGTCTTCAACTCCTCCAAGTGCAGCTATGAGCAAGGAG GCAGTGCCGGGCTGAGGAGGGAGcatctggtgctgctggtggtgttgCCCATCGCTGCAGTGATCGTGCTCATCGGTGCCTTCGTGGCCACCCATTTGGCCATGCCCATGG CTGGCCGGGAGCAGGAGCAGTCGCCGCTCGCCGAGAACAACGCGGTGCACACCATCTACTCCCAAGTGCAGCGGGTGCAG aagcagaaatgccCCGCTGCCGCCGAGCACCCCTCCTGCACCACCATCTATGCTGCAGCCACTGGCCTGCCCCCCGACATGGCCCTGGcccccggcacagccccccatgccccacgcagcccccTGACACAGCCGCCTGCCCCGCAGGGCCATGCACCCCTCTCACAG AGCCCCGACAAGGAGCCCATGACTGTTTACGCCAGCGTGATGATGCCCATGGCCTGA
- the LOC101922761 gene encoding signaling lymphocytic activation molecule isoform X2 codes for MGHGAREMVLGTLGKATTLQIPPDLQDLTLRFGEAVWKRDTEDPQRKLVLLKYLDGNYTNYMQGRALFHRLNFSLEILNTSRQDGQLYEYIVSKGPEEKVWQIQLEVYEPVSDPSIQILSQVPANGSCTITLNCTAARGDSISYSWGSQDSSISQLCSHNGSLLHLSYPLQNTSIPCTCTASNPISTRVIVFNSSKCSYEQGGSAGLRREHLVLLVVLPIAAVIVLIGAFVATHLAMPMAGREQEQSPLAENNAVHTIYSQVQRVQKQKCPAAAEHPSCTTIYAAATGLPPDMALAPGTAPHAPRSPLTQPPAPQGHAPLSQSPDKEPMTVYASVMMPMA; via the exons ATGGGCCATGGGGCGAGGGAGATGGTGCTGGGCACCTTGGGGAAGGCGACGACATTGCAGATCCCCCCCGACCTCCAGGACCTCACCCTGCGTTTTGGAGAGGCTGTCTGGAAGCGGGACACGGAGGACCCGCAGAGGAAACTCGTCCTGCTCAAGTACTTGGATGGCAACTACACCAACTACATGCAGGGACGAGCTCTCTTCCACAGACTGAACTTTTCCCTGGAGATCCTGAACACCAGCCGGCAGGACGGGCAGCTCTACGAGTACATTGTCAGCAAGGGGCCGGAGGAGAAAGTCTGGCAGATACAGCTGGAGGTGTATG agCCAGTGTCTGATCCCAGCATCCAGATCCTCAGCCAGGTACCGGCTAACGGCAGCTGCACCATCACCCTCAACTGCACGGCGGCGCGAGGGGACAGCATCTCCTacagctggggcagccaggacagcagcaTCTCGCAGCTCTGCTCCCACAACGGCAGCCTCCTGCACCTCTCCTACCCGCTGCAGAACACAAGCATCCCCTGCACCTGCACGGCCAGCAACCCCATCAGCACCCGGGTCATCGTCTTCAACTCCTCCAAGTGCAGCTATGAGCAAGGAG GCAGTGCCGGGCTGAGGAGGGAGcatctggtgctgctggtggtgttgCCCATCGCTGCAGTGATCGTGCTCATCGGTGCCTTCGTGGCCACCCATTTGGCCATGCCCATGG CTGGCCGGGAGCAGGAGCAGTCGCCGCTCGCCGAGAACAACGCGGTGCACACCATCTACTCCCAAGTGCAGCGGGTGCAG aagcagaaatgccCCGCTGCCGCCGAGCACCCCTCCTGCACCACCATCTATGCTGCAGCCACTGGCCTGCCCCCCGACATGGCCCTGGcccccggcacagccccccatgccccacgcagcccccTGACACAGCCGCCTGCCCCGCAGGGCCATGCACCCCTCTCACAG AGCCCCGACAAGGAGCCCATGACTGTTTACGCCAGCGTGATGATGCCCATGGCCTGA